The following proteins are encoded in a genomic region of Tigriopus californicus strain San Diego chromosome 6, Tcal_SD_v2.1, whole genome shotgun sequence:
- the LOC131881796 gene encoding uncharacterized protein LOC131881796 codes for MESAKFHPSRMSFLKVLLGTAIGLFALSTMFFAASNRNERILILTEQEWSNSVSNHFGDLNMSALCQEDQRRYHRMNFDDLESLSPARVRSYFAQIIQFPVQTACVTMKRIGGGRWRGHCYDGHKYVCLDDFISKRSHPISLDIRPDDDECIVYSFGVSNDLSFETGMTVFGCHVFAYDKDWTQIMKENKNPRITVDKASINGNSEDSVTFSQLLAKNNHTSKTIKYLKVDIEGAERKGFKEWINSGAMDNVLQVGVEFHNTESFAREYWRITKGLHQLGFIHISYDPNLCVGRGPTYFECVELVFRKTTLDCPSLVID; via the exons ATGGAGTCTGCAAAGTTTCACCCTTCGCGGATGAGTTTCTTAAAGGTACTCCTTGGAACTGCCATTGGTCTTTTTGCACTCTCCACCATGTTCTTTGCGGCTTCAAATCGTAACGAGCGGATTCTGATATTAACCGAGCAAGAATGGTCGAACTCAGTCTCAAACCATTTTGGCGACTTGAATATGTCTGCTCTGTGCCAAGAGGACCAAAGACGCTATCACCGAATGAACTTTGATGACTTGGAAAGTTTATCCCCAGCCAGAGTGCGCTCGTATTTTGCTCAAATCATCCAATTTCCCGTCCAAACTGCTTGCGTTACCATGAAACGAATAG GTGGTGGAAGATGGCGTGGGCATTGCTACGATGGGCACAAGTACGTTTGTCTCGATGACTTTATATCCAAGAGAAGTCATCCCATCAGTCTCGATATTCGTCCAGACGATGATGAATGCATTGTGTATTCTTTTGGAGTGTCCAATGATCTGAGCTTTGAAACTGGGATGACAGTCTTTG GTTGTCATGTCTTTGCTTATGACAAGGATTGGACCcaaatcatgaaagaaaacaagaaccCCAGAATAACTGTTGATAAAGCTAGCATCAATGGTAACTCTGAAGATTCCGTGACGTTTAGTCAGCTTCTAGCCAAGAATAATCATACCTCAAAGACGATCAAGTACCTGAAG GTTGATATCGAAGGAGCCGAGCGGAAAGGGTTCAAGGAATGGATTAATAG TGGAGCCATGGACAATGTGTTGCAAGTGGGTGTGGAGTTTCACAACACGGAGAGTTTCGCGAGAGAATATTGGCGAATAACAAAAGGTCTTCATCAGCTTGGATTCATTCACATCTCATATGACCCCAATCTCTGCGTTGGAAGGGGTCCCACTTACTTCGAGTGTGTTGAATTGGTATTCAGAAAAACAACCTTGGACTGCCCATCACTTgttattgattga
- the LOC131881797 gene encoding uncharacterized protein LOC131881797 gives MAGSQGIFPKVLVVFLMVSLVFMGFEMIHFKESFGQALQESLVGPWDSMVSEDILTVNKSRVRPAKPELNFRLLCAEDRQRIKEVLEWDIKKTGWQTLTKYLAKTVTYPVQMACQQMKRLGHGIWSSKCYDGHKYVCIDDIDPKNCLVYSFGIANQISFEESIATMGCEVYGYDVKNTDVMKTNANPRLHFKLARIGSQGGKQLMDLLQENGHSNASITYLKVDIEGAETPALPIWIRSGALNNTKQLSFEFHHVEKFATQYWAIIQDLYRIGFRIISYDPNFCTTMSPKGFYQFFEIVFRKTKVCDE, from the exons ATGGCGGGGAGTCAAGGAATATTTCCAAAGGTCCTTGTGGTGTTCCTCATGGTGTCTTTGGTTTTTATGggctttgaaatgatccaTTTTAAGGAATCATTTGGGCAAGCTTTACAAGAATCATTGGTGGGCCCTTGGGATTCAATGGTAAGCGAGGACATTCTGACCGTAAACAAGTCAAGAGTTCGTCCAGCCAAACCTGAGCTGAATTTTCGACTTTTGTGTGCTGAAGACCGACAGCGAATCAAAGAAGTTTTAGAGTGGGACATCAAAAAGACTGGATGGCAAACATTGACAAAGTACTTGGCCAAAACCGTTACGTATCCTGTCCAGATGGCGTGTCAACAAATGAAGCGACTGG GTCATGGTATTTGGTCTTCCAAGTGCTATGATGGGCACAAGTACGTCTGTATTGACGACATTGATCCAAAAAACTGCTTGGTTTACTCGTTTGGGATTGCTAATCAAATTTCGTTCGAAGAGTCCATTGCTACTATGG GTTGCGAAGTGTACGGGTACGATGTCAAGAATACGGACGTCATGAAAACCAATGCCAATCCTAGATTGCACTTCAAACTGGCTCGAATCGGGTCTCAAGGAGGGAAGCAACTCATGGATCTATTGCAAGAAAATGGCCACTCAAATGCATCCATCACATACTTAAAG GTTGACATTGAAGGAGCCGAAACCCCAGCCCTACCAATTTGGATTCGAAG TGGGGCCTTGAATAACACGAAGCAACTGAGCTTTGAATTTCACCACGTGGAAAAATTTGCTACCCAGTATTGGGCAATCATCCAAGATTTGTATCGGATTGGGTTCCGAATCATTTCGTATGATCCCAACTTCTGCACAACAATGAGTCCCAAAGGATTTTATCAATTCTTCGAAATCGTCTTCCGGAAAACCAAAGTTTGTGACGAATAA
- the LOC131881798 gene encoding uncharacterized protein LOC131881798 (The sequence of the model RefSeq protein was modified relative to this genomic sequence to represent the inferred CDS: added 63 bases not found in genome assembly): MISKFLVVASVAVVALGDHSEGDHEPHEPHQPHHPHQPHHPRQPHNQPHHSAHSPKYEEEPSLPPVYNYQYGVNDPNYGPVFSHNENRKDYNTAGEYRVNLPDGRVQIVRYNAGPDGYTADVSYEGEAQYPEEPAYKPDHGHRYEPAPYRPAPHRHEPQYKPVPYKAPEPKYEPAPYKAPEPKYEPAPYKAPEPKYEPAPYKAPEPKYEPAPYKAP, translated from the exons ATGATCTCAAAA TTCCTCGTAGTCGCTTCTGTGGCGGTTGTTGCCCTAGGAGATCACTCTGAAGGGGACCACGAACCTCACGAACCTCACCAACCCCACCACCCTCATCAACCCCACCATCCTCGTCAACCCCATAACCAACCACATCATTCAGCCCACTCTCCCAAATATGAAGAGGAGCCATCGTTACCCCCCGTTTATAATTACCAATATGGAGTGAATGATCCTAATTACGGTCCAGTGTTTTCTCACAACGAAAACCGAAAAGACTACAATACTGCTGGTGAATACAGAGTGAATCTTCCTGATGGCCGTGTCCAAATTGTGCGCTATAATGCTGGCCCTGATGGATACACCGCTGATGTCTCTTATGAAGGGGAAGCCCAATACCCTGAAGAACCTGCTTACAAGCCGGACCATGGACACCGATACGAGCCTGCTCCTTACCGACCAGCTCCTCATAGACATGAACCCCAATACAAGCCCGTTCCATACAAAGCTCCCGAACCCAAGTACGAACCCGCTCCCTACAAGGCTCCTGAACCCAAGTATGAACCCGCTCCCTACAAGGCTCCTGAACCCAA
- the LOC131881799 gene encoding uncharacterized protein LOC131881799 — protein sequence MAAMGCEVYGYDIGNTHVMKTNTNPKLHFKVAQIGSGGKSKQLMDLLQENGHANKSITYFKADIEGEEMPGIPIWIRSGALNNVKQLSFEFHSVERFARKYWAIIQDLYRMGFRIISYDPNFCTTMSENGFYEFFEIVFRKTEICNE from the exons ATGGCTGCAATGG GTTGCGAAGTCTACGGGTATGATATCGGGAATACGCACGTCATGAAAACCAACACCAATCccaaattgcatttcaaagtgGCCCAAATTGGTTCTGGAGGAAAGAGTAAACAACTCATGGATCTCCTACAAGAAAATGGGCACGCGAATAAGTCCATTACTTACTTCAAG gctGACATAGAGGGAGAAGAAATGCCAGGTATTCCAATTTGGATTCGCAG CGGGGCTCTGAATAATGTGAAACAATTGAGCTTTGAATTTCACTCGGTAGAGCGATTCGCCAGGAAATATTGGGCCATCATCCAGGATCTCTATCGGATGGGATTCCGTATCATCTCTTACGATCCCAACTTCTGCACAACAATGAGCGAGAACGGATTTTATGAATTCTTTGAAATCGTTTTCCGTAAAACTGAAATATGTAATgaataa